ACTGGTTTGAGATGCAGATCTCTCATGCATTTATAACTcctgatacatacatacaaacaatGCTATCATACTTAGTagatcataacttttccactgGTAGCTTACATGGCATATCCAGTAAGATTCATCACTATTTTATCACATTGGTAATAATACAGTCAAAGCTTTTATTATCTGGCATGTTAGAGGAATGGGGGTTGCTGGCAAGTTAAAAATGCTGGTTAACTAAGACggcgggagtttgggtgcaggaggggatgcagggctggggcaggggaggggtgtggaGCACAGACtcggggagggggtttgggtgcaggaagggcctcagggcagctggttggggcttgggaGCCAGATCTGGGGCCTGCGCagctcaggcagctccctgcaaGCAACaagtggggctccagctgctgctaggccagtggttcccaaactggggttcgcaaaatgttacagggggttctttGGGAATGGACAAAGCTGTCCCTAGGAATCTCGGGCAGCCCGggaccagcagcccagagcccctggacttccaagagctaagcagatcaaaacAAGCATAGCTATCACActgagatttaaacttcaagacccCTTATacgaaatggaaagggaggtggatattttttgctggttttaaaattaaatgggcagctagtattgtttttaaaattatgaggAAGAACAAGTTTAAACTTCGTTGTAACGTGCGtcgtttgcctggactgctccaGACCTGAGtgtttgtgtaggaggaactctctgagttggcttcttaaatcccttcatgttgtttcacatctgatactccttgatgaaacagaGAGGCCTTGTCTTATGACAGGCTTCTTCAAAgcgatacaagctacgaaagtgagctcttggaagagtgttgccgtattcataatgtaataaaatactgtaatgataaataataataaatagtgtgcaATAAGCAGGGcataaaaacaaatattacatttccaggatcactgcttttataatttatactcaggtaaaggagaaaatccctggaaatattcatttttaggagggggtccacgagacttgacattttagtgaaaggggctGACGGGTTGATAACGTTTGGGCACCTCTgtcctaggcagaggggcagcgGGCGGCTCTGCGCACGGCCTCCACCTGCAGcgaccacccccacagctcccattggccacagttgccagccaataggagctgcggagccggcactcGAGGCGGGGGCAGGGCACCGTGCGCCTAggagcagccggagccccagacAGACACGTCACCGCTCGCAGGGAGGTGAGGTGAGGGGCCCCTGATCCGGCCCCCCGCCATCCCGCCTAGAAACCGGCCTTCCAATGCCGGTCGGACACGCCGGTTTCTAGAGCCCCCCGCTCCTCCGCGGCGGCGCCCGGCCACACCAGTGCCAGGGTCCGGTCAGCAGGACCGACCGGACAGCCTACGCCTCAGGTGCGCGGGGGGGGTCCCTCAGCGCTGGCCCCGGCTGCCCTCGAGCCTCGTTCCCGCCCCGCGCCAGCGCCGCGCGCACCCGCCCCTTTCCCGCTCAAAGAACAGACGCCCGGCCTCGCGCcacgccccccccctcccccgcccccgccgagCCCCAGGCCGCCGGGCCGAGCCCCGAGCGCCCGATGGGCCGCTAGGCCCGGCGAGTCGAGCGGCCGATGGGCTCCGACGCCATTTTCCCGGAAGCCCGCGAGCGGCCCGCAGCAAGGAGCCCGGCCCCGGCAGGTgggtcggggtggggggcggcCCCGGCGGCCCCGGCGGcggcggggtgggggaagcagctgCGCGTTATGTGCCGGACCGGGGCTGTCCCCGCCTGgcgctcccccccctccccgcgggGTGTGTCGGGGCCCGGCCGGGGCTGAGCCCCTCGCCGTGGTGTCGGGCCTGGCTGGGCTCGGGCCGGAGCCGCCCCTCGCTAACgcctctctctgcccctcccagagTCCCGCCGCCGCCAGGATGTTCCACGGGATCCCCGCCGCTCCGGGCCTGGGAGGTGagtccggccccggccccggtCCCGCTCCTGGGCTCGCCCCGGCCGGGCTCCCCGCGGGGCTGCGCGCCGGGGCCGGGGGCACAAGGCGCAGTTGGGGTCGGCGATTAGCAGCAGGTGCCTGACTCTCGGGGGAGTCCAGCTCCGGATCAGGCCCCCCGGGGAGGCTGGgggatccccgtcactggaggtttttcagaCCGGGCTGCCCagacccctgtcagggatggtctcggtcctgtctcagcgcagggggctggatttggtgacctctcgaggtcccttgcaGCTCTGAATCTCTGTGAGTCTCCCCGGGGGGCTGCTCctggctccctggctgggagcaaTGGGTGGTGGCCAGCAGGCGCTCTCAGCCGGCCTTCGCTGTACTGGAGCCGGCTGTAGGGTTCTGGGGTAGCAGTCGCCCTGGGCCTTCGTAACACAGGGTGACCAGGGAGACGTTTCATTGTGGGAATCGCTGGAAAGCCCTAGGGGCTACTGCTGTTCACGGGTTTCCCTCTCTTTCAGCCCCAGGGAATAAGCCGGAACTGTACGAGGTGAGTAGCGCTTCGGTCGTGTTCCCCTCCTTGCTCCGCCTCTGGCACAGGAGGCAGAAAGACCTTCCAGCGTAAGCTGGGTTTGTGCTCTGCAAATGGATGCACGCCCCTCCATCCTGGGGCATCCAGGGACCCCACGCTCCTGAGGACACGGGCAGCCCCTAATCTCCATCCCAGTAGGGGTTCTTCTGGAGCCCGTCTCCTCTGCCCCTTGGAGAGGATGCAGGAGGTTCCATGTCTGTCAGCtgtgtccccgtccccccgcccccagcctgtgCGTGTGGGTTTCGGTTCAGAGGCTGTGATGCCTGATGTGCTGTGTGTGTCTGCTGTCCTTGCAGGAGGTGAAGCTGTATAAGAATGCACGGGAGCGAGAAAAGTGAGTCCATCCCGAGTGGAATGGGTTTCCTCTGGGTCCCATGTACGCAGTTCTGTGTTGCCGTGTGTGTACCGGGAGTTCAAGCTGCTGGTTGCAGTGAGGTCCTTGCTCTGAAGATGCTGGAGCTGACGGTGCAGGGAGCTCTCTAttctgatgtcctgcccctgccaaGCCAGAAAAGACCTGAGAGCCCTTTTGTCTTGTCTCTGCCACTGGCCAGCGCAGGCTGCATCCCAGGGAGAAGGAGTAGGTGGAAATGTCATCTCTGGAAAAAGCAAGTGGTCGCCCTTGGCCCTGAAATGCTAGAGCCTTTGTGCCATTCctgggggcgtgggagggggtgtaTCGCAGAGGGTGTGAGTGGGGGATCCGCGGGCTGTTCGCCCTCACAGGCTTCTGCCCTCTGGTTTCAGGTACGATAACATGGCTGAGCTGTTTGCAGTGGTGAAGACGATGCAGGCTCTGGAGAAAGCTTACATCAAGGACTGCGTCTCTCCCAACGAGTGAGTCCGGGCTCTGCTCTTATTTCCAGCCTGGACTCTCGTGGGGCGGCGGGGAGCCGAGCTGACAGGATTCCTCAGCAGAGATGTCTCCCATTACTGAGTGGAGCAGAGTGACTTCTGCTCCCCAAGACCCTGCAGACACACTGGGGAGGGGACGTTTCCtccttgtggggagggggctcagaaaaTCATCAAAACAGCCAATTAGGTCCccttgcctcccccctcccccccgcccctccctccacacacacttcctgggGCCAGGCAGTGTTGTTCCATCCAGAGCGGGCCTCAGGCCTTggggctccacccctgccctggggaCTGTTACGCGGGTGAACTCATCTTCCCCTAAGGAAGTTGCTTGCTTATTTTATGTACTCAGCCTTGGTGTTCCCCTCCTGCTTGGCGTCAGCAGCTTCGGCTGTTAGCAGCTGTTCTTACTCCAtattctcttccctgccccaggtACACTGCAGCCTGCTCCCGGCTCCTGGTCCAGTACAAAGCTGCCTTCAAACAGGTGCAGGGTTCCGAGATTGGCTCCATCGATGAATTCTGCCGCAAGTTCCGGGTGAGTTAAGTTCTCCGGCACTCCAGCTTGCAGAGGCACTGAGACAGGAATCTCAGGGGAACCCTTAGAATGGGGGGGCTGTGGGCTTAGATGTACCGCTGCTGACTGGGCTAGACTCCActccccgggggcggggggggggagagaaatcctACATAGATTTGTTtattccaagggcagaagggaccagtgtgaccatcccatctgacctcctgtgtaaaacaggccagagacctgcccccaggTCATTCCCAAAGCAGAGCTGTTAGAAACACAGCCTGTCtggatttaaaaactgtcagtgatggagaatccaccatgacctggggaaaattgttccagtggtgagTTACTCTCAGCTGTTCGCCAGGGTTACAGAAAGAGGCTCCTGGCCCCGGGGCAGTGagttcaccccctcaccccccaccccccagcttatCGGCCCAGGCCTgcactctcctcccccacccccaggttagAACATGAGCGTGGAACCCCCGTCCTGTGCTTGGAAGCTTTCTCAGGGAAATgttgcttgtttggggtttttatccCTGTTGCCCTGCACCGAGCTTCCCCGGGGCTCGCTGTGACTGACCCATCTCCTGCAGCTTGATTGCCCGCTGGCCATGGAGAGGATCAAGGAGGATCGGCCAATCACCATCAAGGATGACAAAGGCAACCTGAACCGCTGCATTGCTGACATCGTCTCTGTACGTTCCTGCCCATGGCGAGGGGCTGCGTGTGTTGTAATCCCTGTACCCAGTGCTTCTGGTACTCTGCCCGTGGG
Above is a window of Caretta caretta isolate rCarCar2 chromosome 2, rCarCar1.hap1, whole genome shotgun sequence DNA encoding:
- the VPS28 gene encoding vacuolar protein sorting-associated protein 28 homolog isoform X1 — protein: MFHGIPAAPGLGAPGNKPELYEEVKLYKNAREREKYDNMAELFAVVKTMQALEKAYIKDCVSPNEYTAACSRLLVQYKAAFKQVQGSEIGSIDEFCRKFRLDCPLAMERIKEDRPITIKDDKGNLNRCIADIVSLFITVMDKLRLEIRAMDEIQPDLRELMETMNRMSHLPPDFEGRQKVNQWLQTLSGMSASDELDDSQVRQMLFDLESAYNAFNRFLHS
- the VPS28 gene encoding vacuolar protein sorting-associated protein 28 homolog isoform X2; the encoded protein is MFHGIPAAPGLGAPGNKPELYEEVKLYKNAREREKYDNMAELFAVVKTMQALEKAYIKDCVSPNEYTAACSRLLVQYKAAFKQVQGSEIGSIDEFCRKFRLDCPLAMERIKEDRPITIKDDKGNLNRCIADIVSLFITVMDKLRLEIRAMDEIQPDLRELMETMNRMSHLPPDFEGRQKVNQCGRSLRAGPSPDSSLAGCRR